One window of the Nocardia huaxiensis genome contains the following:
- a CDS encoding Rieske 2Fe-2S domain-containing protein — protein MTQQARMIDVGKPMTRYARGWHCLGLADTFRDGKPHSVNAFGGKLVVWSDSAGELHVLDGYCRHMGADLSYGSVKDDNIACPFHDWRWRGDGKCAAIPYARRVPPLARTRSWITCEANLQLFVWHDSEGNPPPPEVAIPQIEGIGTDEWSDWSWNQLLIEGSHCREIIDNNVDMAHFFYIHYAYPISFRNVFEGHVATQFLQSKGRPDVYSGSNYSGQMTLLRSEASYFGPSYMINYLHNDFGEHTVEVALINCHYPVTHDSFMLQWGVSVQRIPGVPPEKAGSLAAAFAKSFGVGFLQDVEIWKHKTRIDNPLLTQEDGPVYQQRRWYEQFYVDVADITPDMTARFEFEVDTTHANHNWEAEVAANLEKRSAADESE, from the coding sequence ATGACCCAGCAGGCCCGGATGATCGATGTCGGCAAGCCGATGACCCGCTACGCGCGCGGCTGGCACTGCCTCGGACTCGCCGACACCTTCCGTGACGGAAAACCGCACTCGGTCAACGCTTTCGGCGGCAAGCTCGTCGTCTGGTCCGACAGTGCGGGCGAGCTGCACGTGCTCGACGGATACTGCCGGCACATGGGCGCGGATCTGTCCTACGGCAGTGTGAAGGACGACAATATCGCCTGCCCGTTCCATGATTGGCGCTGGCGCGGCGACGGGAAATGCGCGGCGATTCCGTATGCGCGGCGGGTGCCGCCGCTGGCGCGCACACGGTCGTGGATCACGTGCGAGGCCAATCTGCAGCTGTTCGTGTGGCACGATTCGGAGGGCAATCCGCCGCCGCCGGAGGTCGCCATTCCCCAGATCGAGGGCATCGGCACCGACGAGTGGAGCGACTGGAGCTGGAACCAGCTGCTCATCGAGGGCTCACACTGCCGCGAAATCATCGACAACAACGTCGATATGGCGCATTTCTTCTACATTCACTACGCCTATCCCATCTCGTTCCGGAATGTATTCGAGGGACATGTGGCGACGCAGTTCCTGCAGTCCAAGGGACGGCCGGACGTGTACTCGGGGTCGAACTATTCCGGGCAGATGACGCTGTTGCGTTCGGAGGCTTCGTATTTCGGGCCGTCGTACATGATCAACTATCTGCACAACGATTTCGGCGAGCACACCGTGGAGGTGGCGCTGATCAACTGCCACTACCCGGTCACGCACGACTCGTTCATGCTGCAGTGGGGTGTGAGCGTGCAGCGGATTCCGGGCGTGCCGCCGGAGAAGGCGGGCTCGCTGGCGGCGGCCTTCGCCAAGAGTTTCGGGGTGGGGTTCCTACAGGATGTGGAGATCTGGAAACACAAGACGCGCATCGACAATCCGCTGCTCACGCAGGAGGACGGGCCGGTGTATCAGCAGCGGCGGTGGTATGAGCAGTTCTATGTGGACGTCGCCGACATCACCCCGGATATGACCGCCCGCTTCGAATTCGAGGTCGATACGACGCACGCCAACCACAATTGGGAGGCGGAGGTCGCGGCGAATCTCGAAAAGCGGTCCGCCGCGGACGAATCCGAGTGA
- a CDS encoding MATE family efflux transporter translates to MLGIAVPTLGVLVAEPIYLLFDMAVVGRLGALALAGLAVGGLILTQVSSQLTFLSYGTTARAARRHGAGDEPGAVGEGVQASWLAIGVGLAIVLIVQLLAGPVTRAIAGGSDIADEALPWLRIALFGVPLILLSMAGNGWMRGVQQTRRPLLYVVAGLVVSGILCPVLVHGLLGAPRLELAGSAVANLAGQLVSGLLFLRALVTARVPLAPHPSIMRAQLVLGRDLIARSLAFQACFVSAAAVASRFGAASVAAHQLVLQLWNFLALTLDSLAIAAQTLVGAALGAGNARGAQGLARRITGWSTLFAGVLAVVFAAGYSVVPRLFTDDPAVLERTHVVWWFFVGLIPIAGIVFAVDGVLLGAGDAAFLRNATLGSALLGFLPAIWLSLAYDWGIAGIWSGLVAFMVLRLIAVSWRALSGRWARVGSEVPSRMT, encoded by the coding sequence ATCCTCGGCATCGCGGTGCCGACCTTGGGAGTGCTTGTCGCCGAACCGATCTACCTGCTGTTCGACATGGCCGTGGTCGGGCGGCTGGGCGCGCTGGCGCTGGCCGGCCTGGCCGTGGGCGGATTGATTCTGACCCAGGTCAGTTCGCAGCTGACGTTTCTGAGCTACGGCACGACCGCGCGGGCGGCGCGGCGGCACGGCGCGGGCGACGAACCGGGCGCGGTGGGGGAGGGCGTGCAGGCCAGTTGGCTCGCGATCGGGGTGGGGCTGGCGATCGTGCTGATCGTGCAGTTGCTCGCGGGGCCGGTGACGCGTGCCATCGCGGGTGGCAGCGATATCGCGGACGAGGCGCTGCCCTGGCTGCGGATCGCGCTGTTCGGCGTGCCGTTGATCCTGCTGTCCATGGCGGGCAACGGCTGGATGCGCGGCGTTCAGCAGACCCGGCGGCCGCTGCTGTATGTGGTTGCGGGGCTCGTGGTTTCGGGAATCCTGTGCCCGGTGCTGGTGCACGGGCTGCTGGGCGCGCCGCGGCTGGAGCTGGCGGGGTCGGCGGTGGCCAACCTCGCCGGGCAGCTGGTCAGCGGCCTGCTGTTCCTGCGCGCCCTGGTCACCGCCCGGGTGCCGCTGGCCCCACACCCGTCGATCATGCGCGCGCAGCTGGTGCTGGGCCGGGATCTGATCGCCCGAAGCCTGGCCTTCCAAGCGTGTTTCGTGTCCGCGGCGGCGGTGGCGTCCCGGTTCGGGGCGGCCTCGGTGGCGGCGCATCAGCTGGTGCTGCAGCTGTGGAACTTTCTGGCCCTCACCCTGGATTCGCTGGCCATTGCCGCGCAGACCCTGGTCGGTGCGGCGCTGGGGGCTGGAAACGCGCGTGGCGCACAGGGTCTCGCACGGCGCATCACCGGCTGGTCGACGCTGTTCGCGGGGGTGCTGGCGGTTGTGTTCGCGGCCGGGTACTCGGTGGTGCCGCGCCTGTTCACCGACGATCCGGCGGTGCTGGAGCGCACCCACGTGGTGTGGTGGTTCTTCGTGGGCCTCATTCCGATCGCGGGCATCGTATTCGCTGTGGACGGAGTGCTTCTGGGCGCGGGCGACGCCGCATTCCTGCGCAATGCCACGCTCGGTTCGGCGCTGCTCGGCTTCCTGCCCGCCATCTGGCTGTCGCTGGCCTACGACTGGGGGATCGCCGGAATCTGGTCGGGCCTGGTCGCTTTCATGGTGTTGCGGCTGATCGCCGTGTCGTGGCGGGCGCTGTCGGGCCGCTGGGCGCGCGTCGGTTCGGAGGTGCCCAGCCGGATGACCTAG